ATAATAGTAAGGTAATGAAACTAGTTCAAAAGGAGAACATTTTCTTATTCCATTTTTCACATTGAACAAAATACAGCCTCCTAAACAATCTGGTAATTTTTTACATTTTAAACACTTATTATCTCTAAAACAGTCGGATGCCTTATACCATTTAAGTAGTCTTTCAGCATTAATATTTATATCTCCAAGATTATCTATAAATCCTATATTAGCTTCTTTAATGTCAAAATTATTTACACATTTCCAGAGACTTAAATCAGGTGCTATATAAAAAAAGTTTTCATCTCCACACGCTTCACATGATCTATAATAATATCTGTTTTTCATAACTTTAAATCCCATTTCTTTTGCAATCTTATAATACTTATTTATTTCTTCAAATTTATTATTATTATAACAATTATAGGAGTTTGTATTATAAATAGGACGTAGCACAAGTGAAACTTTATTTCTTATTCGTTTTTCTATCAAATCTAAAGTATCTACTATTTCATCAATAAAATTATTATTAAGATTTACCCTTAATATAAAATTTAGATTAGATTCTAAAATTTTTACTCCAACGACATTATTTATTATATCTATTAATTTATCAAAAGTAGGTTCTCCCCCTCTATAACATCTTGTTAAATTGTGAGTTCTCTTAGAACCATCCAATGTAATTTGTAACGACTTACACTTGTATTTTATTAGATTGTTTATTATCTCATTTGTAATTAATGAACCATTAGTAGTTATTGATGAAGAATATGTAAAATTATTATTCTCAGATAGTTCTTGAACTTTATTAAAATAGTTCCATATTTTATCAGATAAAAGCAATGGCTCTCCACCAAATAAACTAATCTCTACATGCTTATAATACTTAAAGTATTTTTTAGAATATAATCCTAGTATATCAAAATAATTTTTATTACTTTTCATATTCCTATAAGATTTTTCAAAACAGTAAGGACAATCAAAATTACATTTTAATGTTGGCATAAGGATAATATTTAGTTGAGAGTTATTAAAAAAATTTCTATTAAATAAAAACTCTAAATTATCAACTTCAATAGAATTTTCATCAACTATAAAGCCATTATCTATCAATAGTTTAATTTCTTCACTAACGTTACTATTTTTGTTAATACTTTTTATAATATCATCAATATTAAAACCATCAAATACCCTTAAAAAAGATTTTGATATAGAATTATACATAACATCTTCCCCATTAATTTTAGTAATAATATTATATTTACTTTCCTTAAACATAAGACCTCCTCAATAATACTAAATAATCAACACCTTATAATTTTTACTCGATATACTTATTTAATTAAAACTTGTCACTAATTCCAACTTGGTGCAACTCCTCCATTACAATTCCCTGTACATGTACAAGCATCTAGTGGAGAAATATACTTAGTTTTATGAATATTTACCACTGACATCTCTACTTCTTTTTTTTGATTTAATTTTGATTTCTTCAAAATTTTAAATTTTCTTTTATTTTTCATATATAAAAAACCTCCTTTTGAATATATAAGGTGTTGATTATAAATAATTTTGTTTTTGTGCATCCCACATTTTTCTATAATAATCACAATTTTTTAATAAATTGTTATGAGTATCATAAGCTAAAATTTCTCCGTCATCTAATATTAAAATCTTATCTGAAAATTTTATACTACCTAATCTATGAGTTATAATTACACCTGTTTTGTCAGACAAAATTTTTTTAAAAATATCGTAAATATCTTTTTCAAAAATAGGGTCTATTTCTGCTGTTGGCTCATCTAAAACTAAAAAATCACTATCTTTGTAAATTCCTCTACATATAGCAAGTTTTTGCCACTGCCCTCCTGACAGTTCTAGTCCGCCAATTTCTTTTCCTAATAGTTTTTTGTAGTATTCATTTTTAAATCCCATTGATTTCATAATAGCAAAAGAATCCGCACTAGATTCACTGCCTAACTCGATATTATTTCTAACATCTAAAGGATATTTGCAAAAATCTTGAAAAACAACTGAATTTTTTGAAATTAATCTAGTACCTCCAGACTCATTAGACTTATATAATCCAAGTAAAATCTTTGCTAAAGTGCTTTTTCCAGAACCATTTTTACCAACTATAGCAATAATCTCTCCTTTATTTATCTTCAAATTTATATTCTTTAAACAATAATTTTTAGCATTTGGATATTTAAAATTCAAATTAGATAATTCCATAGAATCATCATTATACAAGCTTTCTTTGTCAAATTCTAAGCTCATAAATTCAAAGTATGGTACAGATAATTTAGAGAACATCATAATATATCCTTGTAGCGAAAAAATTTCTTCAATAAATTTTGAAATTATATTTACACCGACTATAACTATAATTAAATTGCCGATATTATTAGTATTTATATAATCGAATGTAGCCAATATATATATTGATATTTTTCCTAAATATACTAATAATTTTGAAATTAATTCTATGAGATATATCTTCTTATTCAAAATAGAAAACTTCTTATTGTGTTCATCAAATACCTTATTTAATTTTTTTAAAACAAAATCTAAAGTATTATATATTTTAAATTCTGCATAAGTTGAATCTTCTAAAATACAATTCTCAATTTCTTTTTCTCTTCTTTCATATAAGTTCAGGTCTAAACGATATTTAGTAATATATCTTCCTTTAAAATAGTTTTCTAAAATTAAAGGAAATAATATTAGTATCAAAAAAAATAGATATTTTATATT
Above is a genomic segment from Parvimonas micra containing:
- a CDS encoding radical SAM/SPASM domain-containing protein: MFKESKYNIITKINGEDVMYNSISKSFLRVFDGFNIDDIIKSINKNSNVSEEIKLLIDNGFIVDENSIEVDNLEFLFNRNFFNNSQLNIILMPTLKCNFDCPYCFEKSYRNMKSNKNYFDILGLYSKKYFKYYKHVEISLFGGEPLLLSDKIWNYFNKVQELSENNNFTYSSSITTNGSLITNEIINNLIKYKCKSLQITLDGSKRTHNLTRCYRGGEPTFDKLIDIINNVVGVKILESNLNFILRVNLNNNFIDEIVDTLDLIEKRIRNKVSLVLRPIYNTNSYNCYNNNKFEEINKYYKIAKEMGFKVMKNRYYYRSCEACGDENFFYIAPDLSLWKCVNNFDIKEANIGFIDNLGDININAERLLKWYKASDCFRDNKCLKCKKLPDCLGGCILFNVKNGIRKCSPFELVSLPYYYD
- a CDS encoding ATP-binding cassette domain-containing protein, with the translated sequence MLIPNFEKILKTKIQKKCSEIEIIDYEKNNINEKIHEATVCSTNIFRLVETVISYFGLILNIVLISNFIIFINIKYLFFLILILFPLILENYFKGRYITKYRLDLNLYERREKEIENCILEDSTYAEFKIYNTLDFVLKKLNKVFDEHNKKFSILNKKIYLIELISKLLVYLGKISIYILATFDYINTNNIGNLIIVIVGVNIISKFIEEIFSLQGYIMMFSKLSVPYFEFMSLEFDKESLYNDDSMELSNLNFKYPNAKNYCLKNINLKINKGEIIAIVGKNGSGKSTLAKILLGLYKSNESGGTRLISKNSVVFQDFCKYPLDVRNNIELGSESSADSFAIMKSMGFKNEYYKKLLGKEIGGLELSGGQWQKLAICRGIYKDSDFLVLDEPTAEIDPIFEKDIYDIFKKILSDKTGVIITHRLGSIKFSDKILILDDGEILAYDTHNNLLKNCDYYRKMWDAQKQNYL